A genomic region of Alistipes megaguti contains the following coding sequences:
- a CDS encoding glycoside hydrolase family 3 C-terminal domain-containing protein, translated as MNLNFLKLAPVLLLFAGCAGNGGSSTTVAPYLNENLPLEERIEDALSRMTLEEKVAVLHAQSKFSSAGVPRLGIPELWCTDGPHGIRPEVLWDEWDQARWTNDSCTAFPALTCLAATWNPRMAALYGRSIGEEARYREKDVLLGPGVNIYRTPLNGRNFEYMGEDPYLASRMVVPYVREVQKNGVAACVKHFALNNQETRRFSVNVVVDDRALREIYLPAFEAAVRQGGAWSVMGAYNKYRGEHCCHNRYLLNDILKGEWDFDGAVISDWGGVHDTKQSAENGLDLEFGTGTDGLRAGTRNAYDNYHLAFPYLEMLRRGEADLAMLDDKVRRVLRLNFRTAMNTHKPFGSLNSPEHLAAARRIAGEGMVLLKNDGGELPLDSVAVKRLLVVGENAVKMMTVGGGSSSLKVRHEYTPMEGILEAVGDRCEVTFERGYVGDPTGSYNGVETGQDLSETRSEEQLIADAVEAAKRADAVIFVGGLNKSDYQDCESTDRRHYGLPYAQDRVIEALAAANPHLTVVLVSGNAVAMPWLDRVPAVLEAWFSGSETGHALADVLFGRVNPSGKLPFTFPVRLEDNAAHAMGEFPGGDSVRYNESILVGYRWHDTKAIRPLFAFGHGLSYTTFEIGNVKADRTTLTSKGVLHVTADVTNTGDRAGAEVVQLYIGDEESSLPRPVKELKGFEKVQLAPGETRTVTFEIAPEALRYYDDTKGQWVAEPGRFTAYVGAASDDIRGQVEFTLE; from the coding sequence ATGAACTTGAACTTCTTGAAACTGGCCCCGGTGTTGCTGCTTTTTGCGGGTTGCGCCGGAAACGGGGGCTCTTCGACAACGGTAGCCCCCTACCTGAATGAGAACCTCCCGCTGGAAGAGCGGATCGAAGACGCTCTTTCCCGCATGACTCTCGAAGAGAAGGTGGCCGTGCTGCACGCACAGTCGAAATTCTCGTCGGCGGGAGTGCCGCGACTCGGCATTCCTGAACTCTGGTGTACGGACGGCCCCCACGGAATCCGCCCCGAGGTGCTGTGGGACGAATGGGACCAGGCCCGCTGGACGAATGACTCCTGTACGGCATTTCCGGCCCTGACGTGCCTGGCCGCGACGTGGAATCCCCGCATGGCGGCCCTCTACGGCCGTTCGATCGGAGAGGAGGCCCGCTACCGCGAAAAGGATGTGCTGCTGGGTCCCGGCGTGAACATCTACCGCACCCCCTTGAATGGTCGTAATTTCGAGTATATGGGCGAAGATCCCTACCTGGCCTCGCGGATGGTGGTTCCCTATGTCCGCGAGGTGCAGAAGAACGGCGTGGCGGCCTGCGTGAAACACTTTGCGCTCAACAATCAGGAGACGCGCCGCTTCTCGGTGAATGTGGTTGTGGACGACCGGGCGCTTCGCGAGATCTACCTTCCGGCCTTTGAGGCGGCCGTCAGGCAGGGCGGAGCCTGGTCGGTGATGGGTGCCTATAACAAATACCGGGGGGAGCACTGCTGCCACAACCGGTACCTGCTCAACGACATTCTGAAAGGTGAGTGGGACTTCGACGGAGCGGTGATCTCCGACTGGGGCGGAGTCCACGACACGAAACAGTCGGCCGAGAACGGACTGGACCTCGAGTTCGGCACCGGAACCGACGGACTGCGGGCCGGAACGCGCAACGCCTACGACAACTACCATTTGGCATTCCCTTACCTGGAGATGCTGCGCCGGGGCGAGGCCGATCTGGCGATGCTGGATGACAAGGTGCGCCGGGTGCTGCGGCTGAACTTCCGCACGGCGATGAATACGCACAAGCCCTTCGGGTCGTTGAACTCTCCGGAGCATCTGGCCGCGGCCCGGCGGATTGCCGGCGAGGGCATGGTGCTGCTGAAGAACGACGGCGGGGAGCTTCCGCTGGATTCCGTGGCGGTGAAGCGGCTGCTGGTCGTCGGGGAGAACGCCGTGAAGATGATGACCGTCGGCGGGGGCTCCTCGTCGCTGAAGGTGCGCCACGAATATACGCCGATGGAGGGGATCCTCGAGGCGGTGGGCGATCGCTGTGAGGTGACCTTCGAACGCGGATACGTGGGTGATCCGACGGGTTCCTACAACGGCGTCGAGACGGGACAGGACCTCTCCGAAACGCGCAGCGAGGAGCAGTTGATTGCCGATGCCGTTGAGGCGGCAAAGCGGGCCGATGCGGTGATCTTCGTGGGCGGACTGAACAAGAGCGACTATCAGGACTGCGAGAGCACCGACCGTCGGCACTACGGGCTGCCCTACGCGCAGGATCGGGTGATTGAGGCCCTTGCGGCGGCCAATCCCCATCTGACCGTCGTGCTGGTTTCGGGCAATGCCGTGGCCATGCCGTGGCTGGATCGGGTTCCGGCGGTTCTGGAGGCCTGGTTCTCGGGTTCGGAAACGGGACATGCGCTGGCCGACGTGCTCTTCGGACGGGTGAATCCGTCGGGCAAGCTTCCCTTCACCTTCCCCGTCCGGCTGGAGGACAATGCGGCGCATGCCATGGGCGAATTCCCGGGCGGCGATTCGGTCCGCTACAACGAGAGCATTCTGGTCGGTTACCGCTGGCACGATACGAAGGCGATCCGTCCGCTGTTTGCCTTCGGCCACGGCCTGAGCTATACGACCTTCGAGATCGGCAACGTGAAGGCCGACCGTACGACGCTGACGTCGAAGGGCGTATTGCACGTGACGGCCGATGTGACCAATACGGGCGATCGGGCGGGCGCCGAGGTGGTCCAGCTCTATATCGGAGACGAGGAGTCGTCGCTGCCGCGCCCCGTGAAGGAGCTGAAGGGCTTCGAGAAGGTGCAGCTGGCCCCGGGCGAGACGCGGACCGTTACGTTTGAAATTGCCCCCGAGGCGCTGCGTTACTACGACGACACGAAGGGACAGTGGGTGGCTGAACCGGGACGCTTCACGGCCTATGTGGGGGCCGCCTCGGATGATATCCGCGGCCAGGTGGAGTTTACGCTCGAGTAA
- a CDS encoding dTDP-glucose 4,6-dehydratase — MKRNILVTGGAGFIGSHVVRLLVTKYPDYRIINLDKLTYAGNLANLRDIEQRPNYTFVRGDICDFEAVSELMRRCEVDGIIHLAAESHVDRSIRDPFTFARTNVLGTLSLLEAARRWWESRPERFEGKLFYHISTDEVYGALELTHPEGIEPPFSTTASSSEHHLAYGEEFFRETTKYNPHSPYSASKASSDHFVRAYHDTYGMPTLVTNCSNNYGPYQFPEKLIPLFINNIRHRRPLPVYGRGENVRDWLYVEDHARAIDLIFHRGRVAETYNIGGFNEWKNIDLIRVVIRTVDRLLGRREDEDMDLITFVTDRPGHDMRYAIDSSKLQRELGWEPSLQFEEGIEKTVRWYLDNQAWMDNITSGEYEKYYDEMYRNR, encoded by the coding sequence ATGAAACGAAACATCCTCGTTACGGGCGGCGCCGGATTCATCGGCTCGCACGTCGTCCGGCTGCTGGTCACGAAATACCCCGACTACCGCATCATCAACCTCGACAAGCTGACCTATGCCGGCAATCTGGCCAATCTGCGGGACATCGAACAGCGGCCGAACTACACCTTCGTCCGCGGCGACATCTGCGACTTCGAGGCTGTCAGCGAGCTGATGCGCCGCTGCGAGGTCGACGGAATCATCCATCTGGCCGCCGAAAGCCATGTCGACCGTTCGATCCGCGACCCGTTCACCTTTGCACGGACCAACGTCCTGGGAACCCTCTCGCTGCTCGAGGCGGCCCGCCGCTGGTGGGAGTCGCGTCCCGAGCGATTCGAGGGCAAACTCTTCTACCACATCTCCACGGACGAGGTCTACGGGGCGCTGGAGCTGACCCACCCCGAGGGGATTGAGCCGCCGTTCTCAACCACGGCCTCCTCCTCGGAGCACCACCTGGCCTACGGCGAGGAGTTCTTCCGCGAGACGACGAAGTACAACCCGCACAGCCCCTATTCAGCCTCCAAAGCCTCGAGCGACCACTTCGTCCGGGCCTATCACGACACCTACGGCATGCCGACCCTGGTGACCAACTGCTCGAACAACTACGGCCCCTATCAGTTTCCCGAAAAGCTGATTCCGCTCTTCATCAACAACATCCGTCACCGCCGGCCGCTGCCCGTCTACGGACGGGGCGAAAACGTCCGCGACTGGTTGTACGTCGAGGACCACGCCCGCGCCATCGACCTGATCTTCCATCGCGGACGCGTGGCCGAGACATACAACATCGGCGGTTTCAACGAGTGGAAGAACATCGACCTGATCCGGGTCGTCATCCGGACGGTCGATCGTCTGCTGGGCCGCCGCGAAGACGAGGACATGGATCTGATCACCTTCGTAACGGACCGTCCCGGCCACGACATGCGCTATGCGATCGATTCGTCGAAGCTGCAGCGCGAACTGGGCTGGGAACCCTCGCTGCAGTTCGAGGAGGGGATCGAGAAGACCGTGCGCTGGTATCTGGACAACCAGGCCTGGATGGACAACATCACCTCGGGCGAGTACGAGAAGTATTACGACGAGATGTACCGGAACCGATAA
- the rfbD gene encoding dTDP-4-dehydrorhamnose reductase, with product MNILVTGANGQLGREMQRLGAVSPNNYLFTDVAELDITDPEAVRRCVTGNRIGAIVNCAAYTNVERAEEDEATADRLNRAAVGNLARAAAEADALLVHVSTDYVFDGCASLPYTEEDPTAPRSAYGRTKLAGEEAVRASGCRHLILRTAWLYSEYGNNFLKTMLRLTAERETLNVVFDQVGTPTYAGDLALAIFSILEGGLDRGHEGTYHFSDEGVCSWYDFAVEIARAAGHDRCRISPCRTADYPTKAVRPAFSVLDKGKLKRTFGIEIPHWRESMFYCLKRLQAMQNQPSEQS from the coding sequence ATGAATATACTCGTAACGGGCGCCAACGGCCAGTTGGGACGCGAAATGCAGCGTCTGGGAGCCGTTTCGCCCAACAACTACCTCTTTACGGATGTCGCCGAACTCGACATCACGGACCCGGAGGCCGTCCGCCGCTGTGTGACCGGAAACCGCATCGGGGCCATCGTCAACTGCGCCGCCTACACCAACGTCGAACGCGCCGAGGAGGACGAGGCTACGGCCGACCGGCTGAACCGCGCCGCCGTCGGGAATCTGGCCCGGGCGGCCGCCGAAGCCGATGCGCTGCTCGTCCACGTGTCGACGGACTACGTCTTCGACGGCTGCGCCTCGCTCCCCTACACCGAGGAGGACCCAACGGCCCCCCGCAGCGCCTACGGCCGCACGAAACTCGCCGGCGAAGAGGCCGTCCGGGCCTCGGGATGCCGCCATCTGATCCTGCGCACCGCCTGGCTCTACTCCGAATACGGAAACAACTTCCTGAAGACGATGCTCCGTCTGACGGCCGAACGCGAAACGCTCAACGTCGTCTTCGACCAGGTCGGGACGCCGACCTATGCCGGCGATCTGGCACTGGCCATCTTCTCGATCCTCGAGGGCGGCCTGGACCGCGGCCACGAGGGAACGTATCACTTCTCGGACGAGGGCGTCTGCTCGTGGTACGACTTCGCCGTGGAGATTGCCCGCGCTGCGGGCCACGACCGCTGCCGCATCTCGCCCTGCCGCACGGCCGACTACCCCACCAAGGCCGTACGCCCCGCCTTCTCGGTGCTCGACAAGGGCAAGCTCAAACGCACGTTCGGCATCGAGATCCCCCACTGGCGGGAGTCGATGTTCTACTGTCTGAAACGTCTGCAGGCCATGCAGAACCAACCCTCGGAACAATCATGA